From the Paenibacillus sp. R14(2021) genome, the window TCGCCTTCCAGCTTCAGTACCTTGCTGAGCAGCTCAACCGGTACGCCGCTGCCGAACCGGAGCTCCAGCCCCTGATCGCGGTCGCGGATCTCGTCCCAGTCCACAATGGATGCGATGCTCCGCTGGAAGCCCTTGAACTCCCGGCTTTTGATTTTGCCGAAGATCAAATTATAGAAATTAGACGCCGGGTACAGCACCGTATGCTTCTCCTTGCCGAGATGCAGCACCATATCCTCCGGGAAAATCACGTTCTCGACCTTCTCTTCGTCGCCGATCGGCTCCGCTTTGACGTAACCCTGCTGCGGCGACGTCGTCACGCCGAGACCCGGCATGCTGTAGGCCAGCAGGTAGCTCTGAATAAGGCTCATCATGACGAGCGCCGTGAGCACCCATGTCTTCATTTTATCCATCATGACGCTTCACCTCCGGTCAGAGCCGGCAAAATGACCGTCACCGTCGTCCCCTCGTTCAGCTCGGAATCGAGCGCAATCGAGCCGCCGTGCGCCTTCACAATTTCCCGGGCAATGGACAGGCCGAGGCCCGTACCGCCCATGTTGCGCGAGCGGGCTTTGTCCACGCGGTAGAACCGGTCGAAGATCCGGCCCAAATCCCGCTTCGGTATCCCGATACCGGTATCCTTCACGCTGATGGCTATGGATGCCGGTTCCTGTCTGCGCGCGATAATTTCGATGCGCCCGCCATCCAGCGTATATTTGATGGCGTTGGACACCAAATTATCAAGCACCTGATCAATCTGATCGCGGTCGAGCCAGACGGACGTAATGCCGTCCTCCACACGGACGGAAGCCCGGATCGCCTTCTTCCTCATCTGGAAGGAGAAGCGGTCCGCCACTTCTTCCAGCATCTCCGGCATATTCGTCTGCAGCCTGCGCAGCGGCGCCTGATTGGAATCAAGCCGCGACAAGTGAAGCAAATCCGTTACGAGCCGAATCATCCGTTCCGTCTCGTTGCGGATGACGCCGACAAAGCGCTGTCCCAGCTCGCGCTCATCCATTGCACCATCGTCCAGTGCCTCCGCGTAGCTCTTGATCGTCGTCAGCGGCGTGCGCAGCTCATGCGATACGTTCGCGACGAACTCCCGCCTCGACTGCTCCAGCCGTTCCTGCTCCGTTACATCCTGCAGCACCGCGATCGTACCGGAAATCCCCTGCTCCCGCCGGTGAATCGGCGTCAGCGTCACGCGCATCAGCTCGTCCTCTTCGCCCTCGGCCTGCACATGATAGATGACTGCGGCCGGCTCCCTTCCCTTCACCAGCGACGCAAGCTGCGCCTCGTCCATTCGGAACAAGTCGGTCAGCCGCGTCCCTTCGCAGTCATCCCGGCGCAGCATCTCCTGCGCCCGGCGGTTCGATATAATAACAACGCCGCGCTCATCTGCGGCCACAACGCCGTCGCTCATGTTGGCCAGAATCGAAGCCAGCTTCTCCTTCTCTTCCTCGTTGGCCGACAGCGCGTCCCGCAGACGCATCGTCATGTTGTTGAACACTTCGCTAAGCCGCCCGATCTCGTCGTCGCCAAGCACCGGCACCTGCTGGTCGAAGCGGCCTTCCGCTACGCCCGCTGCCTGACGGGTGAGCGCCTTGATCGGATTCGTGATTGTGTGCGCCAGCAGAATGCCGAGCACACCTGTTAAACCGAGGGCGAATAGCATCCCGGACATGAAAATCCGGTTGATCCGGTCAACGGTTCGGTACAATTCCTTCATCGAAGCGACGAGGTAGATCGCGCCTACGATTTTCTTCTCGTAGACGACCGGCTTCACAATGATTTTCTTGCGCAGCCCGTCTTCGTCAATAATCTCCTCTTCAATGTCCCGAATCCCCTGAAGCGTCCGGCTGACCTCCAGTGACGTATTCTTCTTCCCGATATACGACTGATGGGACTGCACGGACGTCGCCAGAACCTTGCCGCTCGCATCCAGCACCTGAATTTCAGCTTCGCTAATGCTGAACAAACTGCTGACGAGCATGCTGAGATACTCTTCCCGCGTCTGATCGCCGGGATTGTCCGTCTTATCCGACTGGCTGGACAAGGTTTGCGCTGCTATATCTGAGAGCAGATTAGCCTGCTCGTTCAAGTTGTTCGTAAACGTCGAGGTCAGCGATGTTTTCATCGTGCTGATGAAATAAACGCCGATCAGCTGCATCGCAATCAGGATGAGCAGCACGTAAATGATGATCAGCTTCACCTGGATGGTGCGAAAGAACCGTATCCCTCCGCTCATCCGAAGCCAAAACCTCCGGATTTGGGATTGCGCATCAGATACCCAAGTCCCCGGCGCGTCAAAATATATTCCGGCCGGCTTGGATCATCCTCAATCTTCTCCCGAAGCCTGCGAATCGTCACATCGACCGTGCGCACATCGCCGAAATATTCAAAGCCCCAAACCGCTTGAAGCAGATGCTCCCGCGTCATGACCTTCCCGCAGTTGCGCGCCAAATAATAGACGAGCTCGTACTCGCGGTGCGTCAGATCAAGCGGCTCATTATCTTTATAGACGACATACATGTCGGTATCGATAAACAAGTTGAAGATCGCGAGTCCCTGCTTGTCCGGTTCAGCCCCGGTCGTGCCGCCGGCCGCCGCCGCGGCAGCGGCTGTCGCCGCATCGCTCTTCGTTCTGCGCAAATGCGCCTTGATCCTTGCCAGCAGCTCGCGCGTGCTGAACGGCTTCGTTACATAATCGTCGGCGCCTAGCTCAAGCCCCAGCACCTTGTCGAGCTCGGTGTCTTTGGCAGTCAGCATAATAATCGGCGTCTGCAGTCGGGTGCGCACCTCGCGGCACACATCCATGCCGTCCTTGACGGGCAGCATCAAATCCAGCAGAATCAGATCCGGCAGCGCCTCGAACGCAAGACGCACCGCTTCTCCGCCGTCGAAGGCGCAGATGACTTGATAGCCTTCCTTCTCAAGGTTGAATTTTATAATATCCGCAATCGGTTGTTCATCGTCTACCACCAATATTTTTCCGGGCATCGCTACACCGCCTGTCGCATCAACTATCTCCCTCCATTCTACCATAGGAACCAGCTTTGTTCCCAATGAAAGTTCCCTCATATGAGGGGAGTTTTAGGCGAAATTCGCCGTATTTCCGCGAATCCGGCCCTTTTCCGGAGGCAGCTGGAATTCCCAGTAAGAACAGAACCAAATAAATACAAAAAACACCGCCGCGGCATTAAAGCCGGGCAGTGTTCCATGAACGAAGCTTGGATTTTACAAATATTTGAGCGGGTTCTGAAGCTCGCCGTTCTTGTGAACCTCAAAGTGCAGATGCGTGCCGAAGGAGTGACCGGTATTTCCCATAATGCCGATCTTGCTGCCCTGCTCGACGGATTGCCCTTTCTTCACCAGAATTTTGCTCAAGTGGCCGTAATACGTTTCGTACCCGTTCTGATGGTTGATAATGATGCAGTTTCCAAGACCCGGACGCGTGCCGGTGAAGGTCACGACGCCGTTGTCCGCCGCCATGATGGTGTGGCCTCCGACCATATCGACGCCGCGGTGCAGCGCGCCCCATCTCATACCGAAGAAACTGGTCAAACGATGTCCCGTAACCGGCCAAGCGAACCGACCGCTGCCTTCACCGATAATGACCTTCGTTCCCTTCATAATGATCGCGGGAACGGACGGCTCAAGCACGACCTCGCTGATCAACTCTTCGCTCATCAGATAGCCGTTTTGCTTCACCAGGCGGTATACCAATTGCTTCTTGCCGCTTTGGCCCTGGCGGATGATTTTCTGCTTTCCAGACTTCATGTTGCTGTTCTTCTGGAAAACCGTGATCGGTTCGATGGATTCCGTCTCCGTCACGTTCTCCACCGTCTCGACCGTTACCTCCGGCTGCAGGACTGTCAGATCGAGCACATCGCCGACTTTAATCATATCGTCTTTGATCCATTTGTTGCGTTCGTAGATGACCTGCGGCGAAATACCGAACTCATGTGCGATACAACCCACGCAGTCTCCGTCCTTGACGGTATATTTCTTCGGCTTCACCGTACCCTTGATGAGCTTAAGATACAGCTCCTCAGGATTCGCCAGCTCTGATGGCTGAACCTCGGCCTCGCCCGTTGCGATCTTCTCGACAAATTTCACGGATTTCAACGCCGTCTTCGATTTCACGCTGCCATCCGAGGAATAGGAGAGCGCCGTGACTTCCGTCTTCCGGGATTTGGTCGTCGGTGCGTATTTGCCCTGCACCCGCTCCAGCAGCTCGGCCGCCGTCGCCTTGTCTTTCACGACGCCGATGCGCTTGCCGTCCACGACCAGCTCCACGCCTACGGCATGCGATGCCATCAAGCCATCCAGCTTCTTCAGCGTTGCCGCCGTATCCGGCTTGGCATTGTAAGCGCTTTTAGATCCGTATGTGATCGTACCCGCATCAAGCACAACTTGTACATCTGCATGTTCAGCCGTCAACTGCTTCTGTTTCGTACTGATGTAATCCGTGACTTGATCCTTCGCGGCAACTTCGCCGACTAAGCTTCCATTGTGAAACACTTCGACATAATTAACGGTGTGTGCCTTCAAATACTCCGTGCCGCTGAAGCCAGCAAGAATGAGGACGGCTGCAGCGCCTCCAATCAAGAGGAACGGTCTGCGGCGCAGTCGCTTGCTTGAATCATGTGTATCGTTAGCATTGGCTGCATGTTTAAGGTCTACGCGCCGAAAAGTCTGTCGGAACGAATTCCACACTTTTCGGAATCGACCCTTGTCCGTAAAAAAGGTCATGATCGTCTCCTTTTCGCGATATGTTGCCATTTTTTGATGGGATCTGACAATGAAAATTCTACATTGTCCAGCTACGAGTTATACTGTAACATACCGCAATATACAGGTTCAACCAAACGACCTTTAACTTGACATTAATATTTGCTCAGAATTGCAACCATTTCATCGTACTCCGATCGGTCCAAATATTGGGCCATTAGCTGCTGTACTTGGGTCAATTCATCGCTCGTCAAACCGTTCTCCATCAGTGAAGAAATCTTCTGCAGCGCATCCTGCGGAAGCTTCGTCATGATGACATTGAACAGCTTCTCCTTGTCGGCTTGGCTGATTTGCGATTTGGCTGCATTGATCTCGTCCGTCGACATCGCTACTTCGTCCTTTGGTGCATCGCCTTCGCCGGCATCCGTTCCTTCGCTGCCCGCTCCCGTACCGCTCTGCCCGCCGGATACGGTACCGCTGTTGCCCTTCGGTCCCGCGCCTCCGCCGATGTCGCTCAATTCGCCTTCCTGCGCATCGCCAAACGCGTCGACGGAGCCGTCGGCATCCTTGCCGCTGTGCGGGTTCGATGACGTATCGGAACCGATACCGCCCGATGACGAATCAGCCGAAGACGTGTCCTTATCCCCGGTCTTGTCATTGCTCGCCGTCCCATCGTTGTTCTGCTTCCCGTTATCCGCGCCGTTGTCCGTATTGCCCGAAGCCGTCGACTTCACCTCCGGATTGGCCCCCCATAAATTGCCCCATACCCCACTCATAGCAAAAGGCTTCTCATCAAGCGGTACATGAAACTGCTTCAGCAGCGTCTCCACATAACTGTTCACGACATACCCTGTCGTCCAAATCGACAGGAAGCTGATCAATAGCGCAGCTGCCGCCAGCTTAGCGGCCGCAGCCACGACTTTCCCTGTAATCTTCCACATTTCTATCACCCTTTGCATTCGGCCGCCTCTTAAATAGGCAGCTAGATTGACAAGGGCATTTCGCCCATACTCCCTAGTATGGGCACCGGGGGGAAGAACCATTCACTTCCTCGGGCAAAAAGAAAGAGGACAGCGATTACTCGCCATCCTCATTAGGTTCGGTTTAGATATAAATCGGTGCCACCGGGTTCGTCTGCTCACGGTTACGACCTACGGAGAAGATCGCAATTGGGATGCCCGTCAGTTCCGATACGCGTTCTACGTAACGGCGCGTGTTTTCGGGTAGATCCGCCAGCGTCTTCGCGTTCGAGATATCCTCGCTCCAGCCTGGAAGCTCTTCATAGACGGCTTCGCATTCCGAAATCAGCTTCAAGCTTGCCGGGTAATGCTCGATCACTTCGCCACGCAGCTTGTAGCCGGTGCAAATTTTGACCGTTTCAAGGCCGGACAACACGTCAAGCGAGTTCAGGGATAAGCCCGTAATTCCGCTGACGCGGC encodes:
- the walK gene encoding cell wall metabolism sensor histidine kinase WalK produces the protein MSGGIRFFRTIQVKLIIIYVLLILIAMQLIGVYFISTMKTSLTSTFTNNLNEQANLLSDIAAQTLSSQSDKTDNPGDQTREEYLSMLVSSLFSISEAEIQVLDASGKVLATSVQSHQSYIGKKNTSLEVSRTLQGIRDIEEEIIDEDGLRKKIIVKPVVYEKKIVGAIYLVASMKELYRTVDRINRIFMSGMLFALGLTGVLGILLAHTITNPIKALTRQAAGVAEGRFDQQVPVLGDDEIGRLSEVFNNMTMRLRDALSANEEEKEKLASILANMSDGVVAADERGVVIISNRRAQEMLRRDDCEGTRLTDLFRMDEAQLASLVKGREPAAVIYHVQAEGEEDELMRVTLTPIHRREQGISGTIAVLQDVTEQERLEQSRREFVANVSHELRTPLTTIKSYAEALDDGAMDERELGQRFVGVIRNETERMIRLVTDLLHLSRLDSNQAPLRRLQTNMPEMLEEVADRFSFQMRKKAIRASVRVEDGITSVWLDRDQIDQVLDNLVSNAIKYTLDGGRIEIIARRQEPASIAISVKDTGIGIPKRDLGRIFDRFYRVDKARSRNMGGTGLGLSIAREIVKAHGGSIALDSELNEGTTVTVILPALTGGEAS
- a CDS encoding M23 family metallopeptidase, which translates into the protein MTFFTDKGRFRKVWNSFRQTFRRVDLKHAANANDTHDSSKRLRRRPFLLIGGAAAVLILAGFSGTEYLKAHTVNYVEVFHNGSLVGEVAAKDQVTDYISTKQKQLTAEHADVQVVLDAGTITYGSKSAYNAKPDTAATLKKLDGLMASHAVGVELVVDGKRIGVVKDKATAAELLERVQGKYAPTTKSRKTEVTALSYSSDGSVKSKTALKSVKFVEKIATGEAEVQPSELANPEELYLKLIKGTVKPKKYTVKDGDCVGCIAHEFGISPQVIYERNKWIKDDMIKVGDVLDLTVLQPEVTVETVENVTETESIEPITVFQKNSNMKSGKQKIIRQGQSGKKQLVYRLVKQNGYLMSEELISEVVLEPSVPAIIMKGTKVIIGEGSGRFAWPVTGHRLTSFFGMRWGALHRGVDMVGGHTIMAADNGVVTFTGTRPGLGNCIIINHQNGYETYYGHLSKILVKKGQSVEQGSKIGIMGNTGHSFGTHLHFEVHKNGELQNPLKYL
- the yycF gene encoding response regulator YycF, translated to MPGKILVVDDEQPIADIIKFNLEKEGYQVICAFDGGEAVRLAFEALPDLILLDLMLPVKDGMDVCREVRTRLQTPIIMLTAKDTELDKVLGLELGADDYVTKPFSTRELLARIKAHLRRTKSDAATAAAAAAAGGTTGAEPDKQGLAIFNLFIDTDMYVVYKDNEPLDLTHREYELVYYLARNCGKVMTREHLLQAVWGFEYFGDVRTVDVTIRRLREKIEDDPSRPEYILTRRGLGYLMRNPKSGGFGFG